The genomic region AAACATGATTGTGAGTTTCTGTGAGAATGTGAGTGTGATTTTGTCAGATGTCGATCATCAGACTCAGATCTTGAGTTTGTGTCTCTCAGGTGTTACTGTGTTTGTCTGCCCTGTTTCCCGTCTTAATGTGCGCTGAAGAGGTCAAATCGGATTGCTTTCTGGCCAGAGACTGCTCTGATGTGTATTCGAGTGGGAAAAATGTCAGTGGTGTGTACACCATCACCTCATTAAATGGACCGGTGCAGGTCTACTGTGAGATGGTCTCCAGTGGAGTAAATGACAGAGGACACTGGACGGTACGCATTTCACTTTGAGCTGATGTTTTATTATCTTCAGAAATTGTATTAGCAGGTGCATCTCAGCATGATTCCCATGCAGATAACAAATGtagtttataaaaatattatggtAACATTGTTTTGAAGTTTTCTTGTCGTGATTGATATCATTTGCATGGTGAGGTACAATTGGATGATaacatattgcatattttatagtaacatatatttattattattaaatattatacaaacTGTAACTCAGTGCTTTCATTTGTGCTCTTCTTCTATCCGGGTATGACATGTTAAATTTAAAAGTTAAATGgattaatgatttctgaatgtttCAGGTGTTTCTCAGGCGAATGGACGGCGAGGTGAATTTCTTTAGACCATGGGAGAGTTATAAGAAGGGTTTTGGTAATAAAGAAGGCGAATACTGGCTGGGTGAGTGATTTTTATGACGTTTTGggctacaaaagaaaaaaaaagagcacatGGAAAACTTGTACATTTAATCAGGACTGCAGTATAAATGCagatttatatttgttcattgatTTACTACAAAAGTAACCTTTTATGTTTTCGACAGGTTTAGAGTTTCTTCATGAGCTGACCACCAGGTATCAGTATAAACTCAGAGTAGATTTGGAGGACTTTGAAGGGAAGAAAGCTTACTCTGTGTACGACTCTTTCTCTGTTGGCTCTGAGGCTACTGGATACAAACTGCAAGTGAGCGGCTTTGTAGACGGAGGAGCAGGTGAAACAAACTAAAGATGATTCATTCTTATAATGATGAAGGAGGAATAGCATGTGTTAGACCATGCATaaactaatgattttttttttagtttaaaaaaaaagtatttttttgatGTCAGAATTAAAGTGCCTCTAAAAAAGTTTCTCCTTCCTGCAGGTCAGACTTTTATTTATCATAATGGATTGAAGTTCTCCACCTTTGACAAAGATAATTCAGGAGCTAACTGTGCTAAAAAATACTCTCAAGGAGGGTTTTGGTACAATGGTTGTGATTATACAAACCCTACTGGTCTGTATTGGTGGGGGAAAGATGATAACAATTTGATGAGTGGGCCCTTCTGGTACTACTGGAAGAATAACTATAAATCTCTGAAGGCCGTCACCATGAAGATCAGACGTGTGATGTAGAGCAGGCCTTACAAACGCTTCACTGCAGCTTGTGCACATCCACAACTTTATGCATATATGTTGCATATATGcataatatatgcatatatgcatatattattcatatgGATCCTTCTTAAAATATGCACAATTATAAAATCCATTGtccataaataaaaatgtgttcaaATTGGGTTAATTACTTTTCAGCATGCTTTGAAGCAATAAAAGTTTATGCAAAGCAATGTGCTGTTTTGTGTATTAATCAACCAAGGAGAGCAATGCTCATGTAAGCTTCCTATAtgatttaaaatagtttattcaGGGTTTCTAGGaaattttcaaattcaaatttaaagaCCAATTAATGGGAACACAATATGTCAATGTGTTCTCTACACATGCATTTGTGCTCAGAATTATTCATACCATTGGTATATATGATCAAAGACGGCTGTGAAATTAAGTCTGCATTGTTTGTCCATttgatatttcataaaaaataataataataataaataaagtcaaAAAAGTCTAACCTTTAattgaagtaaaaataaataaataaaaataaataaataaagaatgggGGAAAATCACATtaggaaataaatatt from Carassius carassius chromosome 29, fCarCar2.1, whole genome shotgun sequence harbors:
- the LOC132109367 gene encoding microfibril-associated glycoprotein 4-like isoform X1; amino-acid sequence: MHLFIYLLCISGASDPLSWTSEAMITNMIVLLCLSALFPVLMCAEEVKSDCFLARDCSDVYSSGKNVSGVYTITSLNGPVQVYCEMVSSGVNDRGHWTVFLRRMDGEVNFFRPWESYKKGFGNKEGEYWLGLEFLHELTTRYQYKLRVDLEDFEGKKAYSVYDSFSVGSEATGYKLQVSGFVDGGAGQTFIYHNGLKFSTFDKDNSGANCAKKYSQGGFWYNGCDYTNPTGLYWWGKDDNNLMSGPFWYYWKNNYKSLKAVTMKIRRVM
- the LOC132109367 gene encoding microfibril-associated glycoprotein 4-like isoform X2, which translates into the protein MCAEEVKSDLLRTKDCYDIYVSGYSISGVYIITTIDGPVQVYCEMEAVEKIEKGHWLVFLRRMDGEVNFFRRWESYKKGFGNKTCEHWLGLEFLHELTTRYQYKLRVDLEDFEGKKAYSVYDSFSVGSEATGYKLQVSGFVDGGAGQTFIYHNGLKFSTFDKDNSGANCAKKYSQGGFWYNGCDYTNPTGLYWWGKDDNNLMSGPFWYYWKNNYKSLKAVTMKIRRVM